One stretch of Cohnella algarum DNA includes these proteins:
- a CDS encoding glycosyltransferase family 4 protein, whose translation MAFFHDFPVFKDEKNHYFSIGFSYSLWERYLKLFSSLIVGCRVRNLDDYKNETFKNNLQRSDGQNVSIRPISEYTSHKDYLVNRMKIIQQINTIIKEVDCVVVRLPSVIGSLAYKQAIKQKKVIICELVACPWDSLWNFGKIKTKIAAPIMYLKTKKIIKDAQNVLYVTNEFLQKRYKNTNNNIGCSDVEIYDFPDTILLERINKKRFNEVIKIGLIGSSGNRFKGHETAIKAISLLKDKYSIHLHLLGHGNIGTIKNLIEKEGLEENIKLDGIRKSGEDVWGWLDQIDIYVQPSLQEGMNRATIEAMSRACPVITSNVGGFPEVVRGDFIIKKKDYKELARKIEDLLTNKSLYAEICKYNFYKSKSFTKSNLDSTRESFFLSCIANKEKGIKI comes from the coding sequence ATGGCCTTTTTCCACGATTTTCCCGTTTTTAAGGATGAGAAGAATCATTACTTTTCAATTGGTTTTTCATATTCTCTTTGGGAACGGTACCTCAAGCTATTTTCTTCTCTGATCGTTGGATGTAGAGTAAGAAACTTGGATGATTATAAAAATGAAACTTTTAAGAATAACCTTCAAAGATCCGATGGTCAGAATGTTTCTATTCGACCAATTAGCGAATATACTTCACATAAGGATTATTTAGTGAATAGGATGAAAATTATTCAACAAATAAATACGATTATAAAAGAGGTTGATTGTGTTGTAGTCAGATTACCCAGCGTAATTGGGAGTTTGGCGTATAAACAAGCAATAAAGCAAAAAAAAGTTATTATTTGCGAATTGGTAGCTTGTCCATGGGACTCATTATGGAATTTTGGTAAAATTAAAACTAAAATAGCCGCCCCAATTATGTATTTAAAGACAAAAAAGATAATTAAAGATGCACAGAATGTGCTGTACGTCACTAATGAATTTTTACAGAAAAGATACAAAAACACTAATAATAATATTGGTTGCTCGGATGTAGAAATATATGATTTTCCAGACACTATATTGTTGGAGCGCATAAATAAAAAGAGATTTAATGAAGTGATTAAAATTGGATTAATTGGAAGTTCTGGGAATAGGTTTAAAGGACATGAGACTGCAATAAAAGCAATTTCCCTGTTGAAGGATAAATATTCTATACACTTACACTTACTGGGGCATGGGAACATCGGTACAATTAAAAATTTAATTGAAAAAGAAGGGCTAGAAGAAAACATTAAACTAGATGGTATAAGAAAAAGCGGAGAGGATGTTTGGGGATGGTTGGATCAAATAGATATCTACGTACAGCCAAGCCTTCAGGAGGGAATGAATAGAGCTACTATTGAGGCAATGAGTAGGGCTTGCCCTGTTATAACGTCAAATGTAGGGGGCTTTCCTGAAGTGGTTAGAGGAGACTTTATAATTAAAAAAAAGGATTATAAAGAATTAGCGAGAAAAATTGAAGATCTATTAACTAATAAAAGTTTGTATGCTGAAATTTGTAAGTATAACTTTTACAAATCAAAAAGTTTTACAAAAAGTAATTTAGATAGTACTAGAGAATCGTTTTTTCTCTCTTGTATAGCTAATAAAGAGAAGGGGATTAAAATTTGA
- a CDS encoding glycosyltransferase family 4 protein: MNYIIFPGELDIRRGGPSGYLANLQEGIQEIQREKEVRFISKRSDGIISKDKVGKLKKIIGKSNFLTEKIMKRKSIQLRHFPIHHELSSIVFQKGDIVHVHNVMDYNFLMKYNLNGAKVILTPHTPESIADEFVEVIRSNFNNQRLKLKNYKSTIKKIEDSVFNKCEYFIFPSKESMEIYSSFIQDFDKIMLEKKIFFNLTGSKPLNYFIPKDAFRSKLGISQEAFVISYIGRHNSIKGFDILVKVAKEIYKIDKDIIFISGGTGNIKSDSPNFIEVGWTDDPGSIVNASDLFILPNRNTYFDLVMLEVLSLGIPVIASSTGGNKSIAKLTEGIILFENENITELVQKILILINNRDNLIKMGELNRSCYYEYFTLQHFSKRYLEVLKQIKNKE; encoded by the coding sequence TTGAATTATATAATTTTTCCAGGAGAGCTAGACATTCGAAGGGGAGGTCCCTCAGGATATTTAGCTAATCTTCAAGAGGGGATACAGGAAATTCAAAGAGAAAAGGAAGTAAGATTTATATCAAAGAGAAGTGATGGAATAATTTCAAAAGATAAAGTTGGGAAATTAAAGAAGATCATAGGAAAAAGTAATTTCTTGACTGAGAAAATTATGAAAAGGAAGTCCATACAACTGAGACATTTTCCCATTCATCATGAACTTAGTAGTATTGTTTTTCAGAAAGGGGATATCGTTCATGTTCATAATGTTATGGACTACAACTTTCTCATGAAATACAATCTCAATGGAGCCAAAGTTATTTTAACTCCACATACACCAGAGAGTATTGCAGATGAATTCGTAGAAGTTATCCGAAGCAATTTTAATAATCAAAGATTAAAATTGAAAAATTATAAAAGTACAATCAAAAAAATCGAAGACAGTGTCTTTAATAAGTGTGAGTACTTTATCTTTCCTTCAAAGGAATCAATGGAGATATATTCAAGCTTTATTCAGGATTTTGATAAAATAATGCTTGAAAAAAAAATTTTCTTCAATTTGACGGGATCCAAACCATTAAATTATTTCATTCCCAAAGATGCGTTCCGAAGTAAGTTAGGGATCTCACAAGAAGCGTTTGTTATCTCATATATTGGAAGGCACAATTCAATTAAAGGATTCGATATTCTTGTTAAAGTAGCCAAAGAAATTTATAAAATCGACAAAGATATAATATTTATTAGTGGTGGGACGGGGAATATCAAATCCGATAGCCCAAACTTTATAGAAGTTGGTTGGACTGATGATCCTGGAAGTATTGTTAATGCCTCTGATCTATTTATTCTTCCAAATCGAAATACTTATTTTGATCTTGTAATGCTGGAGGTTCTTTCATTAGGAATTCCAGTTATTGCTTCAAGTACTGGAGGGAATAAGTCAATTGCAAAATTGACTGAGGGCATTATATTATTTGAAAATGAAAATATAACTGAGTTAGTGCAAAAAATATTAATTTTGATTAACAATAGAGATAATTTAATTAAGATGGGGGAATTAAATAGAAGTTGTTATTATG